The Lytechinus pictus isolate F3 Inbred chromosome 5, Lp3.0, whole genome shotgun sequence DNA segment TTATACTTTAAACTTGTCTTTAATTCTAGTTCTGTCTTTGTTTGGTGtttgtatttatgttttgtcaTGAAAACTCCCCTGACAACACAACCGTTGTTTGCATCTTGAATTTCCCAAGTCCATTTGCATCATGGATCTCTCATGAAATTATGCCTATAGGAAAGAAAGATACGCTGTCATTACCATCGTGTACCATCTACCCTTTTCATCTGTAATTGTTTCGCATCATCCGCTTTGTTTTCATGTAGAGACGAATCCGAGTTCTGAGAAAGGTACgttttttgtttcatgcatTCAAAAAGCTCTTGGATAGATGTAGTTATGATGAAGATTATTAGTATTACTCTGGGACTGGTATGAATCTAAATGCTTGTCATCCATACAGTAGGTGTATAATTTGCTACAGGCCATTTTGGTAATGTTCCAATACTTGATGCTTCTGTAaagtgcctgaatgtcataatTCCATTCACCCTttacaaaaaaagtgtattttacaATAGGCAGCTTATGAATAGCTAACGTTACTTGCGAGGTGTGGCCGTTCATAATGCAATGTATATCTCGACTTGTTTTGTATCTGATGTATTGAATAATTCATATCTTAATAGCTGAATGCTTTCAGTTTGGTCATGTTCTGCAAGTCGTCTGTTGGTTTTCTTTTAAATGAGCGGACATTTTGTATACAGTAGCCTCTTTCAAGCCAGGTGTACTAGATTAATTGCTGGAAATAATGCTTCATTGCTACCAAAGGGTAATTTGGCTAAAACAAGGATGTAAGCAGAAGCCAGGATTGAGGCTAGGATTTTGCATTATCCATGAAATAGTCATGTTTTGGTTAATATTTAGGCTGTAACAGGTATCCCATGATGCTGCTGATACTTCAAGCATGCCATAAGACTGCCACGTCTTTGCAGTATACTGTAACTTGCCAAAATAAGAGGCTCTTTATATGTTAATGCctattttggggaaaatatagAAAGCgattaaactagttttagaaaaaCAAATAGGGGGGGGTGAATTGTTAGCTTTGATATAGCTTTCATTAAAGCATCAATTATTCATGCACTGGAGATTCCTGATACAGATTTAAAATTTTAGCACATAATGTATTGGATGACATTGGATTTATTGTATCACAACTTCAGAATGTGAAATATTGCTTTCAAACTTCATTGGGCAGAAAGAGGGAAACTGAAAGAGtgctataattatttttataattattggaTGTTATTTCCAAGAAATTTCCAAGAAAGAGTGACAACACAATGACTTTCTGTTATGACAGGAAttggaaaaaagagagaaagagaagatggGGAAAGGAGGGAATGAGAGATATAGGGAGGTCGAgttaagagagaaaaaaaagttcagagGAAGAAAAATGAGTAAAGAGGGATTGAAAGGAAAAGACATCTCAGTTTCAGTTTAGTCCTGCCATGAAAGCTTTTGAGGAGATATTTTTCTACCCgcttttttcttgaatattaaaagaaaagtgTGTGATTTTCTTTGATCTGGTTGGAGctccaaatacatgtactgtattggTTTTACTTGATGAGAGATGATTTCTGAAGCAAAGGCCCTTGAAGCTACTTCAATATAATTGCTGGTCATCAATCCCAGAAGTTTCTCATCTCACTGGTTGTAACTTAAACTCGGAGCATTGTCTGTATGTTTCAATTTGTTGTCGTTTTTAGAAAATGTGAATGAGGGAACTCACTATAAAATTGTCAACAGTAGATGGCAGCAACACCAATGAAGTTTAGGTGGGAGTTTCTGGTGGGATGTCGCATAGTTTTGTTTACAGTCTCCTCATTTAATATTTATGGTAGTTATTCAACAGTTTCTTGCTGAACAGTATTTTAAGAGGGAGTGATGGATATTTATTGAAGATTGGATGAGAAATAGAATCAGATCAGAATgtgttttgaaaattaaaacttgTATATATTGGTATTTTAATGTCTTTTCTAAAACAAATGCATGCACATCACAGCAGTAAAATTACTTCACATCGTGTCATGAAATAAATGACtctaaaaaaagatgaatagtTTTCCTATAAAACAAACTGTATGACATGGTTATGCCTATGCATTGGAATCATGCATTTAAAAGttcttgcttgcttgcttgttAGTTTGCTTGTGCTTTCATTGGCTTGCTATTGTGCATTGTTTgcaaccattaaaaaaaaaagcttcatttgaaatcctttcatatttatgttattttctcttcatctcattttttgtgttttatttgttttgtttacacttGGCGGGAGCTTGCAGTCTCTCTTTGTGAGTCTGTGTAAGTCATGCAATAGAAACAGATTTCACTTAGAAATGATGTTAATTCACTAAGACCACAACAAATGTCACAGCCTAGCTGCAACTGGATTTGTgaaagaaatttatgaaaaacTCGGCAAACTTCCCCAAAGTGAAAGTATCATACCATTAAGTTCTATACAAGCCACTCTACAAATGCTTGAGTTTTTggttttttcttgaaaaaaatccttgatTATTTCCCTTTGAAATTTAGGGAAATTTACTATACTTTCAATTAAATGTCAAATAGAAAAATATTTGCAACAACTCTTTAAAGCTTCTTCTGAAAATTGTTAATGAATCATTGAGAAATTCCTGATTTTTTCAAGATTCCCACTTTGCATAAATcctatgatattatatatattttcaataatggAGCCCCTTCCCCTCCCCCAAAATATTACCAAAGTTATCAaggtatttctttctttcaaaatcCAGTAGTAGTTGATTTTTCAGTTGTGTATTGGCTGTACTCTTCATACaatgttcattttttattacactATTATCACACATCATCACCCTTTCACGCACTCATGAGTTCACAAACTAAAAATTACATGGTGCTGCAGTTACATGCTTTGTGACTTACGTAAAAAAGCAGATCACCAGAATTCTTCAAATGCCCCCAATTCCAAGCAATATATACACGCTATAAGCTGATGTCAGAAAGGGCTCCACACCAATCAATGTGTGGGGAATACGGCTACATAATTGCTTCATGGGGCATATATGTAGAACTTCTAAACATTCTCAAATGAAAGGAAAACAGGAAGTAAAAAAGTATACATCCTTGGTAAAAAGCTTCAACtaaatgtttgttttaattattgTGCTCACAATTGTGGAAAAATGAGCCAATTGCCAAGAGACTTTTTTCGTGTCTTTAAGCATTCAAATGCCCTGGAGTCCATTGTAAGAAAGTTATTTTGATGAAGGTGGTAACTACCGTGGTAACAATGTGCCAATCTAATTCAAAGATTGCATTAAAGTTACCATAAGTGGCAAAGTCTGTTGTAGAACATATTTGGGTctgatatttcttattttgataAGATATGAATGAATATCGTCAAAGTCACATTCTTTGGgagtttgttttctttcattcaaattcatttttgttgAAGCCAACATTTCTttcttatattcattttcattaatatcatcCAATTCAGATGTGctaatatgtttttattcatttgattttcaaatgtttcatataatttgattgttattagttattttgtttttgtttcttttatattttctcaCACCATGTCTTATGATTTGGCTGCTCACGCACACGGCTCTCTTGCTCCTTGCATCTCTCTGCAaaacatctgaaaaaaaaaaccatgaaaaacatgaaaaaaattattattctgCTTTGCAATGGCTGCTGTGGCTTAACACTTTATGCTCATCTGGGTGGTGGTGGTCTCTCTCACGTTTGGTGTAACGTGACTGCACTCTAACAACAGGCTTCCATGACACTAACACCTTTTGATGAAGCACCGGTGTCAACTGATAATGAATATGATAGCCCTGGGATTGTAGATAGTATTgtagaggaagaggaggaggaagatgaagatgaagaggagGTGGGGATAAAAGGGAAACCCACCAAAATAGAAAGTGTAGAACAGAGTGTTAGTTCTGTAGAAAATGCCTTGCACTCTGAGAGCACCCAACTAACACCAGAGGCGCAGGTAGTGTCAATCAGTGGTAACACTGCACTCGAGCCTAACACCATGAATGTTACGGTTCCATCTCGTGTGTTGACTAACGATAGCAATAACAATAACAGCAATAATGACTTGTCTAACTATGCACGTAGCCGTAAGACTATTAAAACTAGGAATGATGGGAAGGGTGAACGTAAGATATCAGAGCCTTTAGAGCAAAAACAAGATAAAGAGATAGTTGGGAAGATGTCTGAGTTACCATCAAACACACAGGCACTGAGTGAAGATGAGATATTGATGATTGTGGTGGGGGTTGTTGTAGTATTTGGATGTTTCTTGGTAGTTCATGCCTAGATTCCTTTTTAAAAGGTGAGGGCCATtaaatttgattgttgataacatttgcagattattttatttctaagatgtttttttttcattatcaataaACATGTACATAACTGTAGAAAGTTGTGTAAGCAACGAGTCTGAGTTTTCTGATGGGGAAAAAGGTCTTCACAATGTGCTCCTATTTAATTATTATGACCgtcataatctattttttaaaatgattttgcaGACCAAAAACCCCATTAATGTGGGATTGAAATGTTAGATTTGATTAATTACAACATGGAGCTATGCTTTATAGCATTCAATATCATATGAATGAACAGTTGAATAGAGCCCTCTGTTGTTACATTATAAAactagtgtttttttttctacgtgcagttacagcaatttgatattttatctgGCTCTTCGGTACCATGATCAATTGATAAATTTAAGGAGGGGAAATAATTCTCATGAATCTAAGAATTATGTGTTATGAATAAATAATCTTGTCTTCAATAAATGCACGTACAACTGAAGTATTGTTTGTCTTCCACTTTTGAAGAAATGTGTGTTTTGATGTCTTTTTTGCGCTTAGATGGAAAAATAAACTTGGTTTGTATTGGATAGAACAACTGTTGCATTGTTGTCTTCCAGAGTTGCACTAACAGTAGTAGATTATATGTATAATTCTGCCTTGTTCTGTCACTCACTCTAACACTTGAAATATTAATcgtaatgattattattgtaaaATCAATCAGATTGCTCCTTGCTAGATATGTGATAGAAATTGATAAATTGTACAACTTTTAATTAGGTCTTTATCTCCTACATGTATGCCAAGTCCATAGaacaccaatattttttacttctGTGTCATCGCTTTTCGCACAAATGCATATTCTCTCTCTTGTGTTCTTCCTCCGCTATAAAAGATCGGAGATCAACGGCACAGATAGATATGGGAGGGCCGCAGattgatttattcatgtattataCTGAAGATTTTATTGGAGTTCATGGTTTTGATAGATACTATAAAgtgaattatatttgatatatttttgctcagtgatgaatattttttggtGTGTAATACAATTTCTTGATTGATTAATGCTAATTAGTGGAGTGTCTGACTGTCTGATGCATTGTTCTATCTTGtaaataaaatgacaataaacaTGATACTGTCGTTACGGGGATGCTTCTTAGAAATTATTGAGTCAAGTTAGAAGAATAATCTACTCTTGAGTTTCAATCAGTCTTATAGTGTGGAACAAATtcgaaaataaattattatagTACAAAGAAGGAAATgaagttcatttttttcattataatgcaaggttattatttgttatataaataatatgtattttttgttattaaatgTTGCTGTCATAACACATGTACTACTTAATTTTGAATGTATTGCACTTTTACTTTAATTGGCGGGTACTTGTGTGTTATAAGATGGAATTTTAGAGTTTGAGTTCAGAAAATGAATTATCAGCATTATACTAGACAATCAGAATCATGCAATTACTTCTAATGAAGTTgataaaagtttgaaatgtGATCACGAAGATGTCAATAGATctgatataattttgtataaattgttctaAAGTTTTAATTCAAGTGTTATTTATGAAATTAGCAATCAGTTTAAAAATGATAGTTTATTAGATGAGTGTGAAGTCAATTATGCAAAATGCTGTTAAAATGTGAtcactgatttaaaaaaatgtcattatcTTGTTACTTTTTACAAGATCAACATATTAACATTGAAGGTGATCATTGAAAATTGCATGATATAGACAAGAAGTATCCTCTTTCATTATatttcaagtatatttttttacttcctTTTCACTTTCGGGCAGTACTTGAAGCATAGCgtttttttattaagaaattTCTAATTTTAAACCGATTCCTATACGTGAGCATTCTCctgtaataattaaaataaaaatattgtaatagATATAGTCATTTGACATTATATGAATTTGGAAACAAAAGAGAAGGCACTTACGTTTTGGTGTGTGTCACTTGATTATCGCATACGCATACATTATGTATGTAATACGTATACATGATACATGCTGCAAACATTTTATATGTAGTGCCAGTGGTCATGGCGAGCCTGCAATAGACAGAATTcatatggatccaaaattgcacaaaTGATGTCATTGTAACATGGGCTGAAAGATCATTATCAagcaaatgacaaggatctttTTAGGTGCcgcatataataaaaaatggaaaaaatgaatCTTATCACTGGATATACTATtttcatacccccccccccccatacacacaGAGAAAAcaaagccaatttttttttcttccaaagttCATCCTTGTTAGTTCTATACTGTTTTTAGCTGTAGAGGGCCCCATTTGGGGTTATCACTtcctctatatacatgtacacatacagGGAGGAGAGTTGAAACAAgtgatttgaaattcaaattgaaaCATTAATGTTGTTTTCACCATCACACGACATATCTTTTCAGGTTTGATGAGAACCTGCTTGTTCTTATTGgaaaattattgatttatttttttgtaaaacatgTATGCAATCATATTGCAACTCAATCAAAGATTTATTctagttttcaaagtcatctCTAAACTCTCTACGAATATACCGACTCTAAATGAAGTACTCTTAACATCTTTAATCTACATAAACCACCTTTATAAATTCAAGGCATAGAGTCTGACTAAAACGTATTAGATTTAGTCAGCTCAAAGGAGAGTTATTGTGGAATATGATGCCCCAGTATCACAGCCATTTATGTACACTCAAAATTTATTAGCAAGACTTTGAATTTGGTTCATAGGAAAGTCAATTGGTCTTGCATGCAGTTCTGCTTGTCTCACTTGAACTTTGTGGACATAGTCTCCTTTATATTCGTTCAATTTCCTAGTGTTTTCCATAAATTTCAAGACCATTATGTTTTTGTGGTGCTATGAGTAATATCTTCTGTCATTATGATAATCCCTTATTATAGTTTCATACCTACCAATAAGCATGCATTTCTTCATGATTGAActtgaaaatacaattttttcccATTTCATCTGAAagcgcccccctcccccatggaGAGTGAAAAGACAATTGTGATTTTCCTATAGTAAAAAAACATGATCTTTGTGAGGGAGTTAAATGTCTCCTTTACACAGTCAAGACTATCAGGTAAAATTCCTGTTAGGAATTCTGTATGCtcgtttatttattttgaaaaagaggAATTTATCTCCAATATCCAGCATACTGGTGCATGTGTTATGGAGGTCGGGTGAAAATATTCCATGTATTAATGTCCCTCCCCCATCCCCTTAAAAATTACAACACAAGAACTTGCTAAAAGTTTGTTTGTAATTTCCCTATTTCATTGTAAAAtgtaaatgttttctttatcaGCTTGATGTTTTGCCTTGTTTCTCATGatttactttgtttttatttctcttttctcccaacttctctctctcttttcaatCTGTCTTTCATGCTATCACGGAATGAATCTGTCTACTTCGcctttttaaatgatttttaccaCCTTTACTTCTCCCTACTCATTGCAAATTGCAACCATTCATTCTGTCATAAAAATACCCATATGATAATATACTGCTTCccttttccccccaaaaaattaatggaatgcacaataatttttaattttgttacatTATAAAATTGAATCTAATTTTTGTCATCCATTGTACCTGTCATCTTTTGTAAACCTTTACGCTCCTTTCATCCTGTgcttaatttcaaattacatcaATATTACATATACCAAATGCATGTCTCATCTAAAAAGATACCCCCTACTCCCTCATTATTGTTCATAATTTTTGACACATATAAATggcatgatttttctttttacaaccATACAACCGTTGCCCTGACACATAACTCACATTTATTCACTTATATATTCCACCAcccatttattttgatttgatattcATATATTATTGTTATACCATGTCATACATTGTGTTATAATATATCGTGATGACTACATGAATGTATTTCTGACATAAACTTTGTTGACATGTCATGCATGTTTGATTGTTTCCTACAAAACTTGCAACATTCCTCTCTTTCTATTACTTTCCCTGACAATTCTGtgaatttgtatttgtatttttcctcTATTTCAAGcaacaatatttcattgttttccttttcattattttcaccttctttcccttcccttcctcttctccttcccttttctTGCCTATTCTTCATTTTGCATTGTTCCTTTATACacactattttttctttctctctttcctgtATCCCCCTCTTTGCCTCcttccccttctcctcctccatgtactctctttattttcattccttCCTCTTCCCTTCTCCCCTCACATCCTTCCATCTCCCCATCTTCCCTCCTATGTTACTTTTCTGTCCTCACTCTCCCCCTCTCATAATCTCCTGTCTTCTCTCCTCTGTCCCCTTCCCctgctctttctctctcactctctctcaccTCTTTCTCCCTCCACCATCTCCCTTCCCCCTCTCACCATCTCCTGTCTCCCTCTCTCCACTGTCCTCTACCCCcatcttctctttctccccaTTCCTCACCACCATCTCACATCTCCCATTCTCCCCTCCcactctgtctgtctctttctctcttactATTTCTCCccattactatatatatattttttgtctcaattTCAACCATCTGCTTGTCTTGTTGCCCTTCACCTTGATGCgtcttttgtattttgaaacAAAAGCTCCCCACCGATAGCAATGAAAACAATATTGCAGAGACAAAAGACGCCTCATGTAGTGAATAATAGTTGGCCCCAGATAATGTACATGTGACATTATCGAGGAATTAATCAATATGTGTAAAAGCAAGAGGTTTGAATTGAGTACAGGCTGGGAAACTTATACTCACTTTTGTATAATTTGGGATATTCATCCTAATGCTATTAATTCCGGTTTTATTTTGTGAGGgccattttcaacattttctctATGGGAGGCTTAGGATCTGTTTGTTTGTCCCATTTATACCTTCATTTATTTCTATATGATGAGACTTTTTAATCGATTTATTTCTAATTCCCTCTCAATATTAGGAAACATGATGTTCATTTTCTTGTGATAGAACCATTAGTATATGCTGTAAACGAAAACAAAGACAATGTTTAACTACATATTATATTCGCAAAGTACCAATAAACTTTAGCAACCCCAttctctgtaaaaaaaaaaaggcaaacaaactaaaatgaacattttcaagGTTTTCATGATATGTTCCCAGAACattcattaatgattttttgaattatatatttgaaTTAGAGTATTAAATGTCTATATTCTCAAAAATCTGAGCTTTGAAGGGTTTCACTCATTCTTACATATTGCACTAATTCATAGTACCAAGAATTAGATTCAAACacaaaaattttcatttaattaccacatacca contains these protein-coding regions:
- the LOC129261557 gene encoding uncharacterized protein DDB_G0288739-like, translated to MPRSTKQKVQRQTSHLNMENLRKFNAKKRWKQSMKVVSICNKLSKNARLRSASTAVDVNGASMTLTPFDEAPVSTDNEYDSPGIVDSIVEEEEEEDEDEEEVGIKGKPTKIESVEQSVSSVENALHSESTQLTPEAQVVSISGNTALEPNTMNVTVPSRVLTNDSNNNNSNNDLSNYARSRKTIKTRNDGKGERKISEPLEQKQDKEIVGKMSELPSNTQALSEDEILMIVVGVVVVFGCFLVVHA